In Thermosipho atlanticus DSM 15807, one DNA window encodes the following:
- a CDS encoding UDP-N-acetylglucosamine--N-acetylmuramyl-(pentapeptide) pyrophosphoryl-undecaprenol N-acetylglucosamine transferase, whose protein sequence is MKVKIAVAGGVTGGHLYPALSVLEFLSEKVDTEVLYFTVKGKLEEKVLSESKYRTYSLNVQGLIRPIYSFKNIPRVLKIFNNKKRVLKKLKEFNPDIVFVTGGYVSYPVGLSAYKLNIPLYIHEQNVIPGLSNLKLSKFAEKIFVSFESSIDYFPEDVKEKIIVSGNPVRIKTKGELKFETPTILIVGGSGGSEFLNELACKLANKMKNYNFILSSGGKKVKCKEKNLKVFPYIDNMYDYYRSISCAITRGGATTIYELLYFEVPSIVIPWEGSTESHQIENAKQIVKSKLGYMIKEKEVNLNDLVSKIEILVQRERKILNKKNPAKIIVEEILKEVKK, encoded by the coding sequence TTGAAGGTAAAGATAGCAGTTGCTGGTGGTGTAACAGGAGGACATTTATACCCTGCCCTTTCTGTTTTGGAGTTTTTATCTGAAAAAGTTGATACAGAGGTTTTATATTTTACTGTAAAAGGAAAACTTGAAGAGAAAGTTTTGAGTGAAAGTAAATATAGAACGTATTCACTTAATGTACAAGGACTTATTAGACCAATTTATTCGTTTAAGAATATTCCAAGAGTGTTGAAAATATTCAACAACAAGAAAAGAGTGTTAAAAAAATTGAAAGAGTTTAATCCCGATATTGTTTTTGTTACAGGAGGTTATGTAAGTTATCCCGTGGGTCTTTCGGCGTATAAATTGAATATACCTCTTTATATACATGAACAGAATGTGATTCCTGGATTGTCAAATTTAAAACTATCAAAGTTTGCAGAAAAAATATTTGTTTCATTTGAAAGTTCCATAGATTATTTTCCAGAAGATGTAAAAGAAAAGATAATTGTTTCCGGTAATCCCGTAAGAATAAAAACAAAAGGGGAATTAAAATTTGAAACTCCTACAATTTTAATTGTTGGCGGAAGCGGTGGAAGTGAGTTTTTAAATGAATTAGCGTGTAAATTGGCTAATAAAATGAAGAATTATAATTTTATTTTATCGTCCGGGGGTAAGAAGGTAAAATGTAAAGAGAAAAATTTAAAAGTATTTCCATATATTGATAACATGTACGATTATTATAGAAGTATTTCTTGTGCTATAACTCGTGGAGGAGCAACAACAATATATGAACTTCTTTATTTTGAAGTTCCATCAATTGTAATTCCCTGGGAAGGTTCCACAGAATCGCACCAAATTGAAAATGCAAAACAAATAGTTAAAAGTAAATTAGGATATATGATTAAAGAAAAAGAAGTTAATTTGAACGACTTAGTTTCAAAGATAGAAATATTGGTACAAAGAGAAAGAAAAATTTTAAACAAGAAAAATCCTGCAAAAATCATTGTCGAAGAGATATTAAAAGAGGTGAAAAAGTGA
- the murC gene encoding UDP-N-acetylmuramate--L-alanine ligase, whose protein sequence is MKIHFLGIGGIGMSAQALHEHFRGNEVTGTDPYISERVKYLKHQGIKVFHNHKPENIDDTDLIVRTPAVSEDNPEVKIAKERKIPVITRLQHHIQIMKDFKRLGVTGTDGKTTTTSMLAHVLLKLGMNPTVFLGSTHPELEHGNYRKGGNLCVFEMDESQPGFSDYAPEYLIVTNIRGDHIENFKNYEEYIENFKSSCSKAKLCISNAEENILRKTITFGIEKGNYHLISVEKKMYNQFIKISTPFGNKRFKLSVPGTHNILNALAVIALTFEMGLDQESVLSAFGDYVLPGRRFQISYDDGEIIIIDDYSHTPVEIESLLKTAREVFNGKEITVIFQPHRYTRLKREWKDFAKSLTIADNIFITEVYGAFEEKDGISAKNVAELIDNALFVGDKENILKYLKVKPGVYIFAGAGDIINVSKIFKNMLGGLRV, encoded by the coding sequence GTGAAAATTCATTTTCTTGGTATAGGTGGAATTGGAATGAGTGCTCAAGCACTTCACGAACATTTCCGGGGTAACGAGGTGACAGGAACTGATCCATATATTTCCGAAAGAGTAAAATACCTTAAACATCAAGGCATAAAAGTGTTTCATAATCACAAACCAGAAAATATTGATGATACTGACCTGATAGTAAGAACACCAGCTGTTTCAGAAGATAATCCAGAAGTGAAGATTGCTAAAGAAAGAAAAATTCCTGTTATTACGAGACTTCAACATCATATACAAATAATGAAAGATTTTAAAAGATTGGGAGTTACCGGTACTGATGGTAAAACAACAACAACATCTATGTTAGCACATGTGTTATTAAAGTTGGGGATGAATCCAACGGTGTTTTTAGGTTCTACACATCCTGAACTAGAACATGGCAATTATAGAAAAGGTGGTAATTTATGTGTTTTTGAGATGGATGAAAGTCAACCAGGTTTTAGTGATTATGCACCAGAATATTTAATAGTTACAAATATACGAGGAGATCATATTGAAAATTTTAAAAATTATGAAGAATATATTGAGAATTTCAAAAGTTCATGTAGCAAAGCTAAGTTATGTATTTCTAATGCTGAAGAGAATATTTTAAGAAAAACAATAACATTTGGGATAGAGAAAGGTAATTACCATTTGATTTCAGTAGAGAAAAAAATGTATAATCAATTTATAAAAATATCAACTCCTTTTGGAAATAAAAGATTCAAATTATCAGTTCCTGGAACTCACAATATTTTGAACGCTTTAGCAGTTATTGCGTTAACTTTTGAAATGGGATTAGATCAAGAGTCAGTCTTATCAGCATTTGGAGATTATGTGTTACCTGGAAGGCGGTTTCAAATCAGTTATGATGATGGTGAAATAATTATAATAGATGATTATTCACATACGCCGGTTGAAATTGAAAGTTTACTAAAAACTGCAAGGGAAGTCTTTAATGGAAAAGAAATCACTGTTATTTTTCAACCACACAGATATACTCGTTTGAAGAGAGAATGGAAAGATTTTGCAAAATCGTTGACAATTGCAGATAATATATTTATTACGGAAGTGTATGGAGCATTTGAAGAAAAGGATGGCATAAGTGCAAAAAATGTTGCAGAATTAATAGATAACGCTTTGTTTGTTGGTGATAAAGAAAATATTTTGAAATATCTTAAAGTGAAGCCAGGTGTTTATATTTTTGCTGGTGCAGGAGATATTATCAATGTTTCAAAAATTTTTAAAAATATGTTGGGAGGATTAAGAGTTTGA
- a CDS encoding YbhB/YbcL family Raf kinase inhibitor-like protein, which yields MIKISTEFDNNDFIPKKYTCDGENINPKIIIQDIPKKAKTLVIICDDSDAPFKTFVHWIIWNIPVKDSYIIVKEGLPKINVLPNNAKQGLNDFGKLGYYGPCPSKHNEIHHYFFKVYAINTKLELDGKITKNILEKAFKNFVVDEGKIVGLYKRT from the coding sequence ATGATTAAAATTTCAACTGAATTTGACAATAATGATTTTATCCCAAAAAAATATACCTGTGATGGAGAAAATATAAACCCAAAAATAATAATCCAAGACATTCCAAAAAAAGCCAAAACTTTGGTTATAATTTGCGACGATTCAGATGCTCCATTCAAAACATTTGTTCACTGGATTATTTGGAATATTCCAGTCAAAGATTCATACATAATTGTAAAAGAAGGACTCCCAAAAATAAATGTTCTTCCCAACAATGCAAAACAAGGACTTAATGATTTTGGAAAGTTAGGCTATTATGGCCCATGTCCATCAAAACATAATGAGATTCACCATTATTTTTTCAAAGTCTATGCTATTAACACAAAATTGGAACTTGACGGAAAAATAACAAAAAATATTCTTGAAAAAGCTTTCAAAAATTTCGTAGTTGATGAAGGGAAAATAGTCGGGTTGTATAAAAGAACATAA
- a CDS encoding YdcF family protein, whose translation MTLYKVVGSFVQFPGIFIMFFFVITIYLYVKRRLMWRFFLLITLVFYLISSPFFVYLLSNFFYVEDTKVFSKKGIIVILGGGTVQYNNNVEIGLHTLKRVLKGYEVYKTTNYPIVVTGGYIVKGIPESDIMKKILLELGVPQNKIIVENKARTTKENALFTKEIVENYQAIYLVTSYLHMKRSLMLFERIVKREVFPVVCDYPIDFRNTFLDYLPSGDALYVFSQITHEAIGIIKGG comes from the coding sequence TTGACTCTATACAAAGTTGTGGGGAGTTTTGTGCAGTTTCCTGGAATTTTTATTATGTTCTTTTTTGTAATTACAATATATTTGTATGTAAAAAGACGCCTCATGTGGCGCTTTTTTCTTTTAATTACACTGGTATTTTATTTGATTTCTTCCCCTTTTTTTGTGTACTTGTTGAGTAATTTTTTTTATGTTGAGGACACCAAAGTTTTCTCAAAAAAAGGAATAATAGTAATTTTGGGTGGAGGAACTGTCCAATATAACAATAATGTTGAAATAGGGCTTCACACATTAAAAAGAGTATTAAAAGGATATGAAGTGTATAAAACAACAAATTATCCTATTGTTGTAACTGGTGGGTATATAGTAAAAGGTATACCAGAAAGTGATATAATGAAAAAGATACTTCTTGAGTTAGGAGTACCTCAAAATAAAATTATAGTTGAAAACAAAGCACGAACAACTAAAGAAAATGCACTCTTTACAAAAGAAATTGTAGAGAATTATCAGGCTATTTATTTGGTAACATCTTATTTGCATATGAAAAGAAGTCTTATGCTTTTTGAAAGGATAGTAAAAAGAGAAGTGTTTCCAGTAGTGTGTGACTATCCAATAGATTTTAGAAATACATTTTTGGATTATCTCCCAAGTGGAGATGCTTTATATGTGTTTTCACAAATAACCCATGAAGCTATTGGAATTATAAAAGGAGGTTAG
- a CDS encoding rhomboid family intramembrane serine protease has protein sequence MFPLYDTIPSRKRPYITHIIILANVIVFFYEIILNEPQLQAFFFNYGIVPLRYTWRFTSKLKYQIIWKEIQPFIVSNPIVPFISHMFVHGGWSHILGNMWFLWIFGDNVEDRMGHFNYLLFYLSGGLFALTFHWLFNFYSPYPLIGASGAISAVMGAYFIQFWYSKIVTLVIWFIPFLVEIPAVVYLFFWFMFQILNGTLADITGSGVAYWAHVGGFIYGMIVGGRIRRYYL, from the coding sequence GTGTTTCCATTATATGATACAATTCCAAGTAGGAAAAGACCTTATATAACACACATAATAATTCTTGCTAATGTAATTGTTTTTTTCTACGAAATTATTTTGAATGAACCTCAACTCCAAGCATTCTTTTTTAACTACGGAATAGTCCCTCTTAGGTATACTTGGAGATTTACCTCGAAGTTAAAATATCAAATAATTTGGAAAGAAATTCAGCCTTTCATTGTGTCTAATCCAATTGTTCCTTTTATTTCTCATATGTTTGTACATGGGGGATGGTCGCATATTTTAGGTAATATGTGGTTTTTATGGATCTTTGGGGATAATGTTGAGGATAGAATGGGACATTTTAATTATTTATTATTTTATCTTTCAGGAGGATTATTTGCTTTAACATTTCATTGGCTGTTTAATTTTTACTCTCCATATCCATTGATTGGTGCTTCTGGCGCGATTTCTGCAGTAATGGGAGCTTATTTTATACAATTTTGGTATTCAAAAATTGTTACTTTAGTTATTTGGTTCATTCCATTTTTGGTTGAAATACCAGCTGTTGTATACTTGTTTTTTTGGTTTATGTTTCAGATATTAAATGGAACACTGGCGGATATAACTGGTTCTGGAGTAGCTTATTGGGCGCATGTTGGAGGATTTATCTATGGAATGATTGTTGGAGGAAGAATTAGGAGGTATTATCTATGA
- the smc gene encoding chromosome segregation protein SMC, whose product MSVKLKKIYLKGFKSFAYPTTLPISPDITVIVGPNGSGKSNIVEAIQWAFGEHSLKELRATDKSDVIFKGSDKIRPARSAYVELTFDFDGKEIKIARELTIEGNSTYYINGDVARLKDIKQLFKSTGMFSIVGQGKIERIVTSSPQDIRKLIEDAAGTSVYLDRKKEALGKLAGTEANLERLKDILYEIGKNKRSLYIKAKKAEKYLEYEKELEQLKEKYYGGIFYHESNLLKKLEEERTTKKEHLKEKIQKLAKIESRWSILREEFNEISKEMESFTDLLESHKQRQNQLLELRNTLINKLNELKSNYVEKTSKIDSLKDEKERLGKREEEISLIMDSLKKEIQDKERILASIEEERNLLTSKYSEKEMEFLKKKGEFDELEKKANKLENERNSIYDSQRDFRERLDMIIEQLESKKSRYQELDGEISELSENANKYDEKTKRLLEELENTKNQIRDLTSQREYLKEEFEKILHRKKEIISEISILEKQLNEYQGFSHAVKKVFEIKEQFEGIIDVVANLIETPEKYVEAIEALLGGALQHIVVDTADNAKKILEFAKEKRIGRVTVVPLDLINRNVRSVKLPDEKGVYGFARELVRINKIRESKEKLLEYLFGNDIVVENIDIAIKIKKKSKVGRIATLEGDIVSNQGSMTGGKYENTHSFLARKNLIEKLKEEHKDIEKVEKEIQEKIKGLKAEIDELRDYADTINSELMEYTSKSNSAKRMLQELLKTHSELSKEVENFEKLKREYELRIRGIEERKESLNKEIVEIGEQMKKLKKELENFNKEIFEDREKLDEINEKYADYQTEVRGLYERKIQYESEIKRIHEREKEIDNKISEMMLETKRIKEEMNKFQELIDENEKELQALKAETDELFSSINYKKSGKEGKIKEMENLEKEMESLREETEKIREELHNLELKIQEKKLKIENIPEEYRKEVKLDVDELDELRKKIENFENKIKYIGPVDLGAQEEYERVSKEYDELETQKKDLEEAKKKLVELIERTDEEARQVFLKTFNIVNNAFKKYVEQLFYGGTGIIKIMDKDNLLESGIEIIISKGRGRSQKLQLLSGGEKALVGLALLMALLEAQPSAFYVLDEADAPLDEYNSERFKRLLKSSEAQFIVVTHNKIVMEAADIMLGVTKNNDVSNIVPVRLEEVI is encoded by the coding sequence TTGAGTGTTAAACTCAAAAAAATATATTTAAAAGGATTTAAATCTTTTGCTTATCCAACAACTCTTCCAATATCGCCAGATATTACAGTGATAGTGGGCCCTAACGGGTCAGGTAAATCTAATATCGTTGAAGCGATACAATGGGCATTTGGAGAACATTCTTTGAAAGAATTAAGAGCTACTGATAAGAGTGATGTTATTTTTAAAGGTTCAGATAAGATTAGGCCAGCTAGAAGTGCTTATGTAGAGTTAACTTTCGATTTCGATGGTAAGGAAATTAAAATAGCCAGAGAACTAACAATTGAGGGTAATAGCACTTATTACATTAATGGTGATGTTGCAAGACTCAAGGATATAAAGCAACTTTTTAAATCTACAGGAATGTTTTCTATTGTAGGGCAGGGTAAAATTGAAAGAATTGTAACATCAAGTCCACAGGATATAAGGAAATTGATTGAAGATGCGGCTGGAACATCGGTTTATTTAGATAGAAAAAAAGAGGCATTAGGGAAATTGGCGGGAACCGAAGCGAATTTGGAGAGGTTGAAAGATATATTATATGAAATAGGCAAGAATAAGAGAAGTTTATATATAAAAGCAAAAAAAGCGGAAAAATATTTAGAATATGAAAAAGAGCTTGAACAATTAAAGGAAAAATATTATGGAGGAATTTTTTACCATGAAAGCAACCTTTTGAAAAAACTCGAAGAAGAACGTACAACCAAAAAGGAACATTTAAAAGAAAAAATTCAGAAACTTGCAAAGATTGAAAGCAGATGGTCTATATTAAGGGAAGAGTTTAATGAAATAAGTAAAGAAATGGAAAGTTTTACTGATTTGCTTGAAAGTCACAAACAGAGGCAAAATCAATTGTTAGAATTAAGGAATACTTTGATTAATAAATTAAACGAACTAAAGAGTAACTACGTGGAAAAGACTTCTAAAATTGATTCTTTAAAAGACGAAAAAGAAAGATTAGGGAAAAGAGAAGAAGAGATTTCTTTAATAATGGATTCGTTAAAAAAAGAAATACAGGATAAAGAAAGAATTTTAGCGAGCATTGAAGAAGAGAGAAATCTATTAACATCCAAATATTCTGAAAAAGAAATGGAGTTTTTAAAGAAAAAAGGGGAGTTTGATGAACTCGAAAAAAAGGCCAATAAATTGGAAAACGAAAGAAATAGTATATACGATTCTCAAAGAGATTTTCGAGAAAGATTGGATATGATCATTGAACAGTTGGAATCAAAAAAATCAAGATATCAGGAACTCGATGGAGAAATTTCAGAACTTTCTGAGAATGCAAATAAATACGATGAAAAAACAAAGAGATTATTAGAAGAATTGGAAAATACAAAAAATCAAATCCGGGATCTTACAAGTCAAAGAGAATATTTAAAAGAAGAATTTGAAAAGATTCTTCATAGAAAAAAGGAAATAATTTCTGAAATTTCGATTTTAGAAAAGCAGTTGAACGAATATCAAGGTTTTTCTCATGCTGTAAAAAAAGTATTTGAGATTAAAGAACAATTTGAGGGAATTATTGATGTTGTTGCAAATTTGATAGAAACACCGGAAAAATATGTGGAAGCAATAGAGGCACTACTTGGGGGAGCTTTACAACATATTGTAGTTGATACTGCCGATAATGCTAAAAAGATTTTGGAATTTGCAAAAGAGAAAAGAATTGGAAGAGTTACAGTTGTTCCACTTGATTTAATAAATAGAAATGTTAGGTCTGTTAAGCTTCCGGATGAAAAAGGTGTATATGGTTTTGCAAGAGAACTTGTTAGGATAAACAAAATTCGTGAAAGTAAAGAAAAATTACTTGAATATTTGTTTGGCAACGATATAGTAGTTGAAAACATTGATATTGCAATAAAGATAAAGAAAAAAAGCAAGGTCGGAAGAATAGCAACACTTGAAGGCGATATTGTTAGTAATCAAGGATCGATGACTGGAGGAAAATATGAAAATACTCATTCATTTTTAGCTAGAAAAAATCTTATCGAAAAGCTTAAAGAAGAACACAAAGATATAGAAAAAGTTGAAAAGGAAATACAAGAAAAGATAAAGGGTTTGAAAGCAGAAATCGACGAATTAAGAGATTACGCAGATACTATAAATTCTGAATTGATGGAATATACAAGCAAGAGTAATTCAGCTAAAAGAATGTTACAGGAACTTTTGAAAACTCATTCAGAACTTTCTAAAGAAGTAGAAAACTTCGAGAAATTAAAAAGGGAATATGAACTCAGAATTAGAGGTATTGAGGAAAGAAAAGAGTCATTGAACAAAGAGATAGTCGAAATTGGTGAACAAATGAAAAAATTGAAGAAAGAGCTAGAGAATTTTAACAAGGAAATTTTTGAAGACAGAGAAAAGCTAGATGAAATTAACGAGAAGTATGCAGATTATCAAACGGAAGTAAGAGGTTTATACGAAAGAAAGATTCAATATGAATCTGAAATTAAAAGAATTCATGAAAGAGAAAAGGAAATTGACAACAAAATTTCTGAGATGATGTTGGAAACAAAGAGGATAAAAGAAGAGATGAATAAATTTCAAGAATTGATCGATGAAAACGAAAAGGAGCTCCAAGCATTGAAAGCAGAAACTGATGAACTTTTTAGTAGTATTAATTATAAAAAAAGTGGTAAAGAAGGAAAAATTAAAGAGATGGAAAACTTGGAAAAAGAAATGGAAAGTTTGCGTGAAGAAACGGAAAAGATAAGGGAAGAATTACACAATTTAGAACTAAAAATTCAGGAAAAGAAACTTAAAATTGAAAATATTCCTGAAGAATATAGAAAAGAGGTAAAATTAGATGTAGACGAATTGGATGAATTAAGAAAAAAGATTGAAAATTTTGAAAATAAGATTAAATATATTGGTCCAGTGGATTTAGGTGCCCAGGAAGAATACGAAAGAGTATCAAAAGAATACGATGAACTTGAAACACAAAAAAAGGATCTTGAAGAAGCTAAGAAAAAATTGGTAGAATTAATTGAGAGGACGGATGAAGAAGCAAGACAAGTGTTTCTTAAAACGTTTAATATTGTCAATAATGCTTTTAAAAAATATGTTGAACAATTATTTTATGGTGGTACGGGAATTATAAAGATTATGGATAAAGATAATTTGCTTGAAAGTGGTATAGAAATTATTATTTCAAAGGGAAGAGGTAGATCACAGAAATTACAACTTCTTTCTGGTGGAGAAAAGGCGTTAGTGGGTTTAGCTTTATTAATGGCGTTACTTGAAGCTCAACCAAGTGCTTTCTATGTATTAGATGAAGCAGATGCTCCTCTTGATGAATACAATTCTGAACGTTTTAAAAGATTGTTGAAAAGTTCTGAAGCACAGTTTATTGTTGTTACTCATAATAAGATTGTTATGGAAGCTGCCGATATTATGCTAGGTGTTACTAAGAATAATGACGTATCTAATATAGTTCCTGTGAGATTGGAGGAAGTGATATGA
- a CDS encoding SagB/ThcOx family dehydrogenase, with amino-acid sequence MEKTREFLKSSWRNIKETDRKKGLPKPPVEKPYNKLDTVIDLPKFNDFNDLGSARLIDLISKRRSRRKYSTSPLSLKELSFLLWSTQGVSKYIKEKEVVFKTVPSAGACHPFETYLVVFDVEGLEKGIYRFLSLEHKLLLLKTGDFSKEIIDATLGQQFIGNSSVVFVWAAIPYRTEWKYAQESYKAIALDAGHICQNLYLATESIGCGTCAVAAYDQEKMDQLIGLDGQNEFVVYLAPVGKL; translated from the coding sequence ATGGAAAAAACTAGAGAATTCTTAAAATCAAGTTGGCGAAATATTAAAGAAACGGACAGGAAGAAAGGTTTACCAAAACCTCCTGTTGAAAAACCTTATAACAAACTTGACACAGTTATTGATCTACCAAAGTTCAATGATTTTAATGATTTAGGCAGTGCTAGATTAATAGACTTAATTTCAAAAAGAAGAAGTAGAAGAAAGTATTCAACTTCTCCACTTTCACTGAAAGAACTTTCGTTTCTTCTCTGGAGCACCCAGGGAGTAAGTAAATACATTAAAGAAAAAGAAGTTGTATTTAAAACCGTCCCTTCTGCTGGAGCATGCCATCCTTTTGAAACTTATTTAGTTGTATTTGACGTTGAAGGTCTTGAAAAAGGTATATACAGATTTCTATCTCTAGAACATAAACTCCTCCTTCTAAAGACAGGAGATTTCTCAAAAGAAATAATTGATGCAACTCTTGGACAACAATTTATAGGAAATTCTTCCGTTGTTTTTGTTTGGGCTGCAATTCCATACAGAACAGAATGGAAATATGCTCAAGAGTCATACAAAGCCATTGCTCTGGATGCAGGGCACATTTGTCAAAATCTCTACCTTGCCACTGAATCTATTGGATGTGGAACATGTGCAGTTGCAGCCTATGATCAAGAAAAAATGGATCAACTAATTGGGCTGGATGGCCAAAACGAATTCGTTGTATATTTAGCTCCCGTTGGCAAACTTTAA
- a CDS encoding 2-hydroxyacid dehydrogenase, producing the protein MKVFVTYKIPDEGLKILSQKFELEVHEEERFLTKEEMLEKIKDVDAVITQLRDPVDKEFIDSGKRLKIIANYAVGYNNIDVEYAKSKGIFVTNTPGVLTEATADIAWALILAVARKIIPADRFVREGKFEGWKPKLFLGYEIYGKTLGIIGMGRIGQAVARRALGFGMKVIYHNRRRLPDDIEKKYKADYVDLDYLLKESDFISINVPLTKETHHLLNKEKLRLLKPTAILVNTARGPVVDEKALYELLKEGKIAGAGFDVYENEPQLTPGLEKLDNVVVLPHIGSATCETRSKMSVIVAENVIDALEGKKPRNLVWDD; encoded by the coding sequence ATGAAAGTTTTTGTAACGTATAAAATACCCGACGAAGGCTTGAAAATTTTATCGCAAAAGTTTGAATTAGAAGTTCATGAAGAAGAAAGATTTTTGACAAAAGAAGAAATGCTTGAAAAGATAAAGGATGTAGATGCGGTAATTACTCAACTTCGTGATCCTGTAGATAAAGAATTTATAGATTCTGGCAAAAGATTGAAAATAATTGCCAATTATGCAGTAGGATATAACAATATTGATGTTGAATATGCAAAATCGAAGGGTATATTTGTAACTAATACTCCCGGAGTATTAACTGAAGCAACAGCTGATATAGCTTGGGCGCTTATTTTAGCAGTTGCCAGAAAAATAATACCCGCCGACAGATTTGTGCGTGAAGGAAAGTTTGAGGGGTGGAAACCAAAATTATTTTTAGGTTATGAAATATATGGAAAAACACTTGGAATTATTGGAATGGGGAGAATTGGTCAAGCTGTTGCAAGAAGAGCTTTAGGATTTGGGATGAAGGTAATTTATCATAACAGGAGAAGATTACCTGATGATATTGAAAAAAAGTATAAAGCTGATTATGTAGATTTGGACTATCTTTTAAAAGAATCAGATTTTATTTCGATTAATGTCCCCTTAACAAAAGAGACTCATCATTTATTAAATAAAGAGAAACTTCGTCTTTTAAAACCAACAGCTATTCTTGTAAATACGGCAAGAGGTCCTGTTGTAGATGAAAAAGCTTTGTATGAATTGCTAAAGGAAGGTAAAATAGCCGGTGCAGGATTCGATGTTTATGAAAATGAGCCCCAACTTACTCCTGGACTTGAGAAGCTTGATAATGTTGTGGTTTTACCACATATTGGTTCAGCTACGTGTGAAACAAGATCGAAAATGTCGGTAATAGTTGCAGAAAATGTAATCGATGCGCTTGAGGGTAAAAAGCCAAGAAATTTAGTATGGGATGATTGA
- a CDS encoding PAS domain-containing protein yields MRHLFYLQQFFERFPAPAFIKDNKLRYLWINKEWEKFFGINERRVIGKTNKKLFGEDVHEEIDKKIIKSKRAVTYETELFGKYLIVNKIPIRLGDGTYGVAGFIIDNTDRYLYELSLKGVLTVNEIIRELLMEHFEDKDSFMIVLFERLRDESEMGDYALIKDDVILKSYIPEKVCERAKAKEDLKEFSVDNEKWIVLPIENYKLVIKSLPYYFKLIKQIYPITVPKIENVLKSIEETIKTERYYKTLEKMVKTVTSWKKKDLKTFFKKVLEDIVEIIPEAEKGSVWLIVGDEYKCLAEKGYPGASSLSFPKQKTAYGTDICNKINRGEKVFEITNAKELVEKSVLAQILSSYGMNDPNFIPLIGVFKIGNKVVGNISVDNFSKKHFSEESKKILGYFVDLLTAFLSEHYVNDNL; encoded by the coding sequence ATGAGACATTTATTTTATTTACAACAGTTTTTTGAACGATTTCCGGCTCCTGCGTTTATAAAAGATAACAAATTAAGATATTTATGGATTAACAAAGAATGGGAGAAATTCTTTGGAATTAATGAACGAAGAGTGATTGGAAAAACCAACAAGAAATTGTTTGGTGAAGATGTTCATGAAGAAATTGATAAGAAGATCATTAAAAGCAAAAGAGCTGTTACTTATGAAACGGAACTTTTTGGTAAGTACCTTATAGTAAACAAAATTCCTATAAGACTTGGTGATGGTACATATGGAGTAGCTGGTTTTATAATCGATAATACTGATCGTTATTTATATGAGCTTTCGTTAAAGGGTGTTTTAACAGTAAATGAGATTATAAGGGAGCTGTTGATGGAGCATTTTGAAGATAAAGATAGCTTTATGATTGTTCTATTTGAACGATTACGTGATGAAAGCGAAATGGGAGATTATGCTCTTATCAAAGACGATGTAATTTTAAAATCATATATTCCTGAAAAAGTTTGTGAAAGAGCCAAAGCTAAGGAAGATTTAAAAGAATTTTCGGTTGATAATGAAAAGTGGATTGTTCTTCCAATTGAAAATTATAAATTGGTAATAAAGAGTCTTCCATATTATTTTAAATTAATAAAACAAATTTACCCGATAACTGTTCCAAAGATAGAGAATGTCTTAAAATCCATAGAAGAGACAATAAAAACTGAAAGGTATTATAAAACTCTCGAAAAAATGGTTAAAACAGTTACTTCTTGGAAGAAAAAAGATTTAAAGACATTCTTTAAAAAAGTTCTTGAGGACATTGTGGAAATTATTCCTGAAGCCGAAAAAGGTTCTGTATGGTTAATCGTAGGAGATGAATATAAATGTTTAGCGGAAAAAGGTTATCCAGGCGCTTCTTCATTGAGTTTTCCTAAACAAAAGACAGCGTATGGGACTGACATTTGCAATAAAATAAATAGAGGTGAGAAAGTTTTTGAAATTACCAATGCTAAAGAACTGGTAGAAAAGAGTGTATTAGCTCAAATATTATCTAGTTATGGTATGAATGATCCAAACTTTATTCCTCTAATTGGAGTGTTTAAGATAGGAAATAAGGTTGTTGGAAACATCTCGGTTGATAATTTTTCTAAAAAACATTTTTCAGAAGAGAGTAAGAAAATATTGGGTTATTTTGTAGATTTACTTACTGCCTTTTTGTCAGAACATTATGTAAATGATAATTTGTAA